In one Pseudomonas fitomaticsae genomic region, the following are encoded:
- the gcvH gene encoding glycine cleavage system protein GcvH has protein sequence MSNIPAELRFAESHEWARLEADGSVTVGISDHAQEALGDVVFVELAEVGKVFAAGDTAGVVESVKAASDIYSPVGGEVIAVNEDLAGSPEELNNDPYAAWIFKLKPTDKAELDKLLDAAAYKAAIGE, from the coding sequence ATGAGCAACATCCCAGCTGAACTGCGTTTTGCCGAAAGTCATGAATGGGCGCGTCTGGAAGCTGACGGCTCCGTCACCGTGGGCATCAGTGATCACGCCCAGGAAGCGTTGGGTGATGTGGTGTTTGTCGAGCTGGCCGAAGTGGGCAAGGTGTTCGCTGCCGGTGATACCGCTGGTGTCGTCGAATCGGTCAAGGCTGCTTCCGACATCTATTCCCCGGTTGGTGGCGAAGTGATTGCCGTCAACGAAGACCTGGCCGGTTCGCCGGAAGAGCTGAACAACGATCCGTACGCCGCGTGGATCTTCAAGCTCAAGCCAACCGACAAGGCCGAGCTGGACAAGCTGCTCGACGCTGCCGCCTACAAGGCTGCCATCGGCGAATAA
- the gcvT gene encoding glycine cleavage system aminomethyltransferase GcvT: MGQRTPLYDLHLALGAKMVDFGGWDMPLHYGSQVEEHHEVRRDCGVFDVSHMTVIDVSGPQAKAWLQHLLANDVERLHSPGRALYSTMLNERGGIVDDMIVYRLEDGYRLVVNASTRDQDLAWMQAQLGSFDVQMHERAELAMLAIQGPHARHKIAELVTQSRANLIQMLKPFEGQVDGDWFIARTGYTGEDGLEIALPADQAPGFFNDLVGAGISPIGLGARDTLRVEAGMNLYGQDIHQDVSPLASNMAWSIAWEPATRRFIGRDALEAEKAAGVQHKLVGLVLEERGVLRAHQVVRIADVGEGEITSGSFSPTLSKSIALARVPIATADRAEVEIRGKWYPVRVVKPTFVRHGKTLI, encoded by the coding sequence ATGGGACAGCGTACGCCTCTGTATGACCTGCATCTCGCCCTCGGTGCGAAGATGGTCGATTTTGGCGGTTGGGACATGCCCCTGCATTACGGCTCGCAGGTCGAGGAGCACCATGAGGTGCGCCGCGATTGCGGGGTGTTCGATGTTTCCCACATGACCGTGATCGATGTCAGCGGCCCCCAGGCCAAGGCCTGGCTCCAGCATTTGCTGGCCAATGACGTCGAACGCCTGCACAGCCCAGGCCGTGCGTTGTACAGCACCATGCTCAACGAGCGCGGCGGCATCGTCGACGACATGATCGTCTATCGCCTCGAAGATGGTTATCGTCTGGTGGTCAACGCCTCCACCCGCGATCAGGACCTGGCCTGGATGCAGGCACAGCTGGGCAGCTTCGATGTGCAAATGCACGAACGCGCCGAGCTGGCGATGCTCGCCATTCAAGGCCCCCATGCCCGGCACAAGATTGCCGAGCTGGTGACCCAGTCCCGCGCCAACCTGATCCAGATGCTCAAGCCTTTCGAAGGCCAAGTCGACGGCGACTGGTTCATTGCGCGCACCGGCTACACCGGTGAGGACGGTCTGGAAATCGCCCTGCCGGCCGATCAGGCCCCCGGATTTTTCAACGATCTGGTGGGCGCCGGCATTTCCCCCATCGGCCTCGGCGCCCGCGACACGTTGCGGGTCGAAGCCGGCATGAACCTTTACGGTCAGGACATCCACCAGGACGTTTCGCCACTGGCCTCGAACATGGCCTGGAGCATCGCCTGGGAACCGGCCACGCGCCGGTTCATCGGTCGCGATGCGCTGGAAGCGGAAAAAGCCGCCGGTGTGCAGCACAAACTGGTCGGCCTGGTGCTTGAGGAACGCGGAGTTTTGCGGGCCCATCAGGTCGTTCGTATCGCTGATGTTGGCGAAGGGGAGATCACCAGTGGTAGTTTCTCTCCTACGCTTAGCAAGTCGATTGCCCTGGCGCGTGTACCGATAGCGACTGCCGACCGCGCCGAAGTGGAAATCCGTGGCAAGTGGTATCCGGTACGAGTGGTCAAACCGACCTTTGTCCGTCACGGCAAAACCTTGATCTGA